The DNA region CAACCTGCCAAAGTTCTCTGCCACCCCTATTCCATGCCCCGTACCTCCTTCGGTCCCCACACCTTACACTCCAGCCTCGTTCTCCAGTGGGCTGCAGACAGCCAAGCAGTTTCAGAGTGCTCCAGAACTTAGCATTCTTGCATCTTTGCCCCCGCTGAAAAACAACCCCGTTCAGGCCCCCAAACCACATTTTGTTGCCACTAGGGGCGGTGCGCAGCCCCATGTCTGGAGACCAGGagcattttaaaaaggcaaCACACCTGTGGGGTTAGTAATTATCAACGTGAAACCTATTAGTATCAACTGTTATAACTGCTtacaaaaaggaaagtttttgcTGGCTGCATAAACAAAGATAAGGGTTTTGAGGATACTGATTTTGGAattctttcaacattttacaaTATGTTGAAATACCAAGGtattacaaattaatttccTATTTggtaaagaacaaaacattagGCAATGTTTAaccaaaagaaattattttattatgaagttcAAAAAACGTCACATTAACAAATACCTATGTTCAAAATACTGAATTTGACATACGCCTTTGCTTTTGACATATAACTTGATGCTAATGGGGTAAAGTAGTACCCTGGACCTAGTTTTGATTAGGCATTTGCAGGTTTATGCCTTTCGTTTAGAAAGAATATAAACCCTAATGCTCACTTTAGCCTGGAAGGAATGATTTCTCATTTGCACAGGTCACATTATGTGAGCACAGTTAGAGCAATACTTGTCACCTGGCTAATTTTAGATGCCACTCAGGTACAACACACTCTCATTTTGCAATGTGGTTGTTTGCAGATATATGTacattgttaaattttattaaacaaattctaaatataaaggATGTGTATTTTACTTGATTTCTGGTTTTAGAGGAATTAATGGAAAGTCGGCGCTGTTCAATTTTGTGAAAGGGCTTAAGGAATGAGAGCAGCTGTGAAGAGATGGCGAGACATGTAATGGAGTCTTGGTTAGATCGTTGTCCATTTGCCTGAAATGGACGTGGTCACATCTTTTAAAATTAAGTCTTCTGATTCATTAGATGCAGATTAAAATCTCACAGACTGTAGATGTGAACAGGATGGCCAGGGAAGTATGATCAGGTAAATTTGTGGTGGAGCTTAAAGAACTGATGGACGGAAGACAGAGGCTTTATTGGCATCTTTTTTCCCACAATAGTTGTGACAAAAAGCTGAAGTGTAATGGAAATGTACCTTGAAACAGATGCTTTGATGGAAGCAAGTAAGGCACATCTACaattgtttgttcttttttttcttttcttcttttttttactaatgtAAGACATAATTTCTAATGaatatttgcatttataatACAACGGCTAAAGATACTAAAATTTTGCATATAGTTATGTTGAGGTGTAAAATATGTTATTCAAGCAGCTGGATAGTTAGATTAGGTGTGAaactatttgttatttttgctgagTTAGAGTTTATACTGAGTAAGAGAAGGCAAATATTTTGGAGAAATAAAGTTAGACTTGAAAGAACTTTGGTTGTCTGAAATGTCTGATTTCACACCACTGCATATGAACCTACATTCAGCTTGCTTTTGGTCCCTAAACAGAAATTTTATTGTACTGTATCAACACAGTtcttaatttgaatttttaaaaatgctacagaataaataaagaaaaaagtaataattatttGGCTAAgcttataagaaaaaaaaggacttgATCCATAACGACAGCACGTATGAAATCAAAATTAGTGTTCagacataaaattataaatacaacTAATAACTTTAAGACATGTATTTATCAGTTTAAAAGTgactgaaaaggaaagaaatgccATAGCAGTTTTTAAAAGGCAATGTATATCCATGCAGTATTTGAACATGAAATGCaatcttttcataaaaatatgaactgTACTCTCCCTATCCTTAAAAGAGCAAAGGATTAGTGTCCATTTGGAGATATTGGGAGAAAGTTAAATGTGGTGGCGTGTCCTGGTCAGATCAGCCTTCAGTCCCAGAATGGGGATCTGGAAGCCGACATAGCCGCTTAAAAATAACCTATGATGCAGGTTTATGAACTTTTGGGGGCCAGTGATCGGGGAGGTACTCAAACACctataaaacattcaaacagtcacagaaataaatacaaactccCATCAGAAATGTCTCAGTCACGCAGAAGGTTTGAAATCTGAAACTCCTCGGCGACAAGAGATAAGAACTGCACATCCATACCGCCCTCTACAGGAAGTAATGTGGAACAACAACTGACCTCAACCATCAAGCAATCTGGCTTTAAAACTCACAGCTGgctcataaaatgtaatatcaAAATTTTAATGGAGCACCTTTTATCGTTTGCCAGCATAATTTTCACAAGTCTTTTCAATAAGTCATAACATTTATTACAGCACAGGGTTGCATTAATTCTTAATGCGATAACAGGAGAGCTGGACCTCCTGTGGTGGGTCTGAGGTTCTGATTCCTTCGAGACAAATTGATAACTGAAAATTAAGCCCAGTGATCCCTAAGCCAAACTTTCACCATATAGGGCCTCATAGTTAATATAGtctttgaagaaaatataaaacattgaaCAGAAAAACCTGATTTCTCAAtatatacaatatttttttaattacaaggTTTTAATCAATCTAACTGTACCTAATGAATTATATCATAAAAAATAGGTGTGTCCATTCAATAACGTGTTTTAACACAAGTAGCAAGTCAAACAATCACAAAATGCATCAGACAACCATCTCTGAatgcacaataaattaattgcCTTTTAAAGCAATTTAACTGACTAACAAGTCTGTCCCTTTAAAACCACAGTGTACCCATCCAAACAAAGAGGTACCGAATAAATCAAAGATAATACCATCATAATAGGTGTTCCTGTTCAGAGTGCACATCAATGCAACTGACCAATTACAATTGTTTTGCCCTGATTCCTAGTTTGATTTTATGGGTAGATTTCACATTGCATAAaattatatacatatgtatGGTGATTTAAactgacttatttttttttttctctgatccttatttaacacatttgtatttcaaagaaaactgtctttCACATACAACTCGGAATGTCACCAAAGAACAAATCGTGAGTAATTCCtttcagtcatttattttctttctagcGTGAACTGCAGCCACTGCGTGGCGCTGTGGCACCAGACAGATGCACTCTCCCCTGCCATTTACATTCACACAGTGCCTAATAATAGAGTTGTCAAAATCCAAACCAAATACTATTTATAATGCGCGAGGGAAATTACATGGCTATAATGAATTAAGTGTTAATATAACAACCAAAATTAAACCGAGCAAGAAATACAACTGGGTCATGATTTTGGTGAAGGTCATTTTTGAAAATAGCACACCCTGTAGTTTTCATAGGTAGactcaaaatgtattattatttttgcttcatatatatatatagacctTGTTTTCTACATTGGCTTTCAAATGTATTGCCTTTAATGTTATTATGCCTACACAACCACTAAggtcagtgtattttattaaaatgtaatgtgaCACACAAAGCAGCACACTGTGTTGAAGTTGAAGGGAAGTCTTGCAAGATCCTCAAGTTTTTActacaaaacatctaaaaagtATACATTTGTCTATGGCCCACTTTACGAGGATAATCAAGAGAAGTCAGTTACCTTCGGAAGTCATCTCAGAAAATAGTCCAAATATGTGtaagaaaattgaaaatacGTTTGTCTGGTTAAAGTCTTACACGTTACTCTGAatggatgcttttcttcagaacAGATAAGGGAGGCTAGTAGGaattgatgggaagatgaatggagTCAAATGCATGGCAGTCCCAGGAGAAAATCTGCTGCAATATCGTTGGGTGGAGGTTCCCTCTCAGGTAGGACAACAATGGTAAACATAAAACCAACTGCAATAAAATGGTTCCGATCAAAGCATTTCCAGTGTTGGAACGGACCATTACAAAATCCAGACCAGAATCCTATTGGGAATCTgacaatttttagatttataattttataaacatCTTGAAAATGGATGAGATCGCTTTTTTAAATACTATCCCAGCAAGAtgctttgaagtttgtggttacaTCCATTTCATGGATGTTTTGTGCAGCATCAATTTCAACTTAAAAAATCAAGTACGTAgaatcaatccatccatcagtGGTATGTTTTTCCAGTGGTTCTCCCAGCAGTTCTCAGGCTAAAGGTAGGGtccaccctggacaggtcaccagctCATTGGGACACACGGGACGAACAACCACTCATGTACACAATCATACcaaaggacaatttagagaccaaattacaaaaaagtaatgtttttggactgtgtgatGAAGCCAGAGTGCCTGGGGAGAGCCCATGCATACACATGGAGAACATTCAAACTGCATGCAGGAAGACCACAGACTGGGACTCTGGAGGGCTGCAAGGCGACTGCACCACCGTGGATATAAGATATAAGATACATCTACtactttttgaaactttttttttcaggactCTTTTTCTACATCTCTGATTTATATTGCGATTGAAACTGATGAGCTTGTGATGTTGGATGCCAGTATTATTCTACAATTACCTATGACTGTTAAGGACATGAGCAGTCCTTTGAAACTCAAACTGATTTGGCCTTCATGTATATCCACACATGTTCTTAACCTTTGACTTGCTCTCTCTGCACTCACTCTTGGACCCCTCCTGTTTTCTCCATGTCTTTCTTCGCACCCCAAACACGATTGAAAGTCCCCCCTGAGGCTCTGAAGTCCCGTTCCCCTCGTTCTCCGCACCTAAATATAGGCTGCGAAGCCATCTGCAAGAATGATTTTGTTCCTTTAATATCGCCATCAGCGATTTCGACCGGCCAAGAGAGACTTCTCCACCCCGGCTTAATGACCCTCTTTCCATTCCGTATTCACACTCCTAACTTCAGCCTCCTCCTCCCCGTCTTGACATCAACACTCCTACCGCACCCCCTGCAAATCCCCACCAatccccccccgccccccccaaCCGAACCTTTCTGCAAGATCTGGTATCTGAGTGTTGCTTTGCACTTTCCGGGACCTGAGTCCAGTCATACGTGGGGTCAGAGGCACTAAGGGATTTGTACCTTTGTGCTTGAGATCAATATCTTCCTCTCTGTTTGGTATTTATAGGTCCTTCTCTCCTCACAGGATTACAACAGAATCCCGGTGAGTGGATCTAAACCTGTtggtgtgctttttttttttttttgtctttctttttctgtagaTTACTTGACTGAACTTGCAGCCTTTCAACTCTGCATGTTGCatagtggcaaaaaaaaagaagaggttTTCCCAAACATAAGCTACACAGGCTATTCGGCTAATGATGGTGGGGGAAATAGATTTCTTTGTAAAGCcttaaaaagctaaataaagaGCTGAATGTGCTGACTGTAACAGAAGTTTTATATAGTGTTATCAGAGCCGCCTTAGAGGTGGGTACCAAATCTCCACCGCTCTCCTGCCGTGAAACTATCGCACCGCATCAAAAATCCTCCTCATTAACAAGCACTCCAGTTCTGACTCTTGTGTGTCCCAAACGGGCAATTCCTGCTGATTTTCTGGAGGAGTGTTTTGTGTTCTTAGGAGTTTGCTTCAAGCCCGTTTGATAGCCTTATGACGCCATTGCATGTCGCTAAAATGTCTTGGCTGGagatggcttttaaaaatagccGCAGTGGGTTCAGTTACAGCCAGTAGATGTGATGTGATGTTTTGCCGCTTAACATGGaccttaaagtaaaaatgtttatggcTGAGTTTGGAGACATTTAGAATCAAATCTGCATGTGAAATGTAAAGTTAGGTACGTCTGATAAAGTAAGATGCTTATTAGAGGATGGGTCGCTTGGTAAAGCTGGAAAGTGATGTTCATGAGCTTCAGGTGGGAAAGGTCTTGACATGTGAAACGGCGGACAGTATTCCTTCGTTTTTACCTGCAGAAAAACCTGACGAGAAGTTTCTCGGCTTACTTCCGTTGACCCCGTCAGGTGTGAGAACAGATCTTGTATCCCCAAACAAAAGCTGGAGCACAGGTTGAGCTAAATGTTTCTTTCGAGGGGGAAGACGTGCGTCCCTCGGGGGAACGCAAGGAATCCAGAGGCTCTGACACTTCCTGTGAGTGTGAAGAATTAGGGGGACGTGTGTTGTCTGCAGGTGTGTTACATTGATCTCCTTTGAGCTCGCAGGGGTTGGCGGTAGGCTATGGTGTTAATGATCCTAAGTTATGCTCAGACGCTGGTGGAGATCAGTCGTAAATTAAAGCCATTCCCAACCCTCCTCGTCTCCTCAGAACCGTTTGCGACTCGCATTTCATCTTTTGAAgctctttttattcttcttgcCTAGTAAATTTCAAATGCAGGAATGCTGTCCTGCGTTTCTGTACCCGCGGGTAACGTTCTATGGTTTCTCCCTCTCCCTCCAGCCATGCCTCTGGGAACACCTGCCCCCCTAAACAAGCGGAAAAAGCCCTCCAAGATCATAACCGACCTATCACATATCAGTCAGGATGGTAAGGCTGACGTAAAATGATGTGACTATGAAATTACCGCTGCTCAGTAAAAGCCTTTCGGGATGTAAAACgggtgtacacacacacacagaagaggGTTGTACACTGCAGACGATGTGCTGTGAAACAATATTAAAGCCTTAAAAACTTTGCTTCAGTCTAATTCTAACTCTTTTCCCAGACTTCCTCTGTTCTTTACAGTCATTTCACAGTATAAAACAAAGATTCTCTAAGAATTTAGATAGGCAGCGCCGGAAGTGGGACACAAACAAGGACAGAAAGACTTAAGGCAGGACACAATGGAGGAAAGAAGGACCGAAATGGTCGAACAAGGAAGGAAACGATGaaaagacagaaggaagaaggaagagaaggaatgagagaagggaaagaggttttaatgaaaaattggCAGCGAGACTGCATGGAAGAACAGCATGAAGACACAGAgggaaaaagacacaaaaaggaTAAGAAGAAAGTGAACAAGTAATAGAAGAAGGGCAGAAGGAAAGGCATGACTAAAGACACAgaggacagaaagaaaggatacaagaaaggaagaagaaaatgacGAGAGACGACGGAAGGAAGGAAGCGTTACATAAGGAAGGAGCAACACgaggaaaaacagaaggatGCAAAGAGGGAAAGACAGAACAAAGTTGAACAAAGTCTCAAAATAAACCTATTTTTCATGGTCTCACcttaattttcaaaacttttccagACTTCATAGGCATCCTGGCCACTGTGtggtttaaataataatattgtaaaAAGGTAATAAACTTTGATCAAAATGTTAACTGTAATACAAAGGAAAATTATGTACAGCATAATTGATTAAATTGGCATTCTAAAATACGctttagtagtagtagtagtagtagtaataataataataataataatgataataataataataataataataataataataataaaataataataataataataatttattaaacatttcttatttcttttaaaatttatttttatatttatcttttaaaattgtCCTAGTATTTAGAATTTACTGTTTATATGATTTGTATTtgttattgattgattgattgattgattgattcattgATTCATTGCAAAACATTGACTGATAAGCCGCAATGTTCACTAAAACGCTGTTGGAAAAAAGCAACTACCATGTAAGTTTAGGGTTGCTGTTGCTCAACTGAAACCATTCCCGTTTCTACGTCTTCGGTAGAATTTGAGCTGGACCCGGAGGCATCCGAGTTCGATCTGGGAACAAAGATCAGGACTCCCAAAGAGATCATGCTGGAGGAGCTTTCCCTGATGAAGAACCGAGGCTCCAAGATGTTCAAGATGCGGCAGCAGAGAGTCGAGAAGTTCATCTACGAGAACAACCCGGATGTTTTCACCAGCAACTCGATGGTGAGGCAAAACCAGAAACAGGAGGacttttctgttcatttcaatTAAACATTGATTCAGTTGAAAATTCATACAACACATTGAAATATCTATgaatcttaaaaagaaaaaattgaggTCTAACTCCTATATTGTTCTTATAAGCATTTAGTTTAAGTAACATTAAGTTATTTTCTAAAGGCTTGAAATTAACATTCCCAAAGTTAACCAAGGCTGTCCAGATTATTACATGTATAATGATGATTTTcatattctatatttttatgagtacaCTCCAACTGAATGTGTTATGAAATACTTAGAAAGTGCAGCATCATTAGTGACTCTGTCCTCCTGTACTTTGTGTCCTTCATATTCAACGAACTCTCGTATTTCAGGACGACTTCCAGAAGTTTGTTCCATCTTTGGGGGGTCAGGTGGGAGGTCAGTTTATCAATGTCGGAGGGCACCATGTAAGCAAAGAGACTAGACATCTGTATTTAGGAGCTACACCTGTGGGAGGAGGAGCACCGGTGCCTCCCCCCAAGCCCGGGAGCAaaggagcaggaggagcaggaggagcaggagaaggaggagaaggagaactGGCAGGAATCGACAAAGGCATCAAAGGAGAAGCAACGTGGGCATCCTCAAAAGGttcatccattttgtttttgttaaagaatTGTTgatacaaactttttttttttccaaacaggcAATCCCCTCCAAAATGTTGATACGTCTTGAAATGTTTCAAGTTGTGTCACTTTACAgttggcttttatttatttatttatttatttatttgtttcaccGTTGCTCCATAAAGGCCAGTTTTCcaaattctcccacctgagctgtagatttatgcagctcttccagagttAACATAAGCGCCTCAAAGGCTTCTCTGAGCAATGCTCTGTCGGGTGCGGTGGACAGATTctgattctgtttctttttttcttttgctaatgTTCTCTATAAAACCTGTGAGAccttcttcacaaaacagctggatttagaCTTTGACTAAACTACACACAAGCAGATTCTATGTACTTAATGGCTTACTTCTGGAGATAATTAGTTTCACTGCATTAGAGTTTGCAGGGCTAAATATAAACGCAGAGCACAGTTTCCAATTTGATGTTCAAAAACTCAACAGGTTTTGGGCTTGTCATTAAGTAAAACATATTCAAGTTTGCGGTTGTAATGTGTCAAGATATGAGAAACTTTGAGGGAGAGGAGGACTTTTGCCAGGCACtgtatgtgaaaatgtttacatacttttttccacaagaaaaataattgtttctaatttttaaaaattatcaaattttaccttttttttgtttttgttttttttgttttgattgagatgtatgtttttttaatgcaggtGCTGGAAAAGACGGCAAGGGTAAGACGCTGGTTGTTGTAAAGACGTACATTTCACCGTGGGAGAAGGCCATGAAGGGTGACGAGGGCCTACTAGCCACTCTAAAATCTGAAATGCCTGGCCCCATTGAGCGAAAAGACTTGCCCAAGTACAAAAGCTTCAACAGGTGGTTCCCTCAAtactaattattattagtattattattatttaaactgtatctttgtgttgctttgtgaCGAGAAAAACTGTCGCTTTAATCTGTCTCTTCTCAAACACCTCATCTGGCTAGGATGGCGATGCCGTACGGCGGCTTTGATAAGGCCAACCAGTTCATGAAATTCCAGTTGCCAGAAACCGAGGTGACCAAAGAGGAGCCTGAACCCGCGGTGGTGTACCAACACGACATCAGCTGCCGTCCCTCCTTCAACCGTACCCCCATCGGCTGGGTGACCAGCAACGAGCCCAGCAGCATCCACATGGAGACGGATGCCGTGCCCTTCGACGGAGAAACAGACGAGCTGTGAAAACCCGATACTGTGATTGCAATTTCTTCCACGTTAGCCTGACTGTATGGATTAAGTttagcatgcacacacacatacgcgcGCGCTGTAGGTGagctaaaggtttttttttttgagaactGATCAAACTGAGAGACTCGGTGTGAATAACAGAAAGTGTAAATGCTCGTCATTTTCTCTGTATTGAGTTGCAAAGGAAAAGCCGCAGACGCTACTGTGTGATAAAACGTCGACTGTCGAGCCTAAATGATGAAACTGGCAGAAAAGAGAAACTTATGGATGGAGATTGAGATTTCAGCTATGTGATGTCTGTGTGTGCCCCCtcaatgttaaaatgtttattcactTGTTATTTCCCTTtgcctttttgttgttgttgttgttgttgttgttattgttaaaaacagATTATGTGTGGTGGTATGGACACAGCCCGCAATGCTGTCTGATTTGGAATGGAAGCTTTTGTTAAACC from Gambusia affinis linkage group LG13, SWU_Gaff_1.0, whole genome shotgun sequence includes:
- the myoz1a gene encoding myozenin-1a encodes the protein MPLGTPAPLNKRKKPSKIITDLSHISQDEFELDPEASEFDLGTKIRTPKEIMLEELSLMKNRGSKMFKMRQQRVEKFIYENNPDVFTSNSMDDFQKFVPSLGGQVGGQFINVGGHHVSKETRHLYLGATPVGGGAPVPPPKPGSKGAGGAGGAGEGGEGELAGIDKGIKGEATWASSKGAGKDGKGKTLVVVKTYISPWEKAMKGDEGLLATLKSEMPGPIERKDLPKYKSFNRMAMPYGGFDKANQFMKFQLPETEVTKEEPEPAVVYQHDISCRPSFNRTPIGWVTSNEPSSIHMETDAVPFDGETDEL